The window AATTTTTTTAAAAAAAATAAGTCATTAATTCTATTTATATTAAATTTTCTTTATATAATATATAATTTTACTAATTATGATTGAAACTAGAAAAAATAAGATAAACAACATAAAAATGGATTTTTACTGCTAAAAACAGTGTAATAAATCAATGTTTTCGTGTATGACAGTATTTAAAACTAAATTTTACCTAAAAATTGAAATATTATAAAATTTGAAAAAAAATATAACTATATCCTTATCTAAAGAATTGAAATTGTAATCCTCCTATTAAGCGCCCTATTTTCTGAAGTATCATTATTTGATACAGGCTTTGCCGATCCAAATCCCTTAGTCCCCAACCTTCCTTCAATAATGCCATTTAAAATCAAAAATTCCTTTACGCTTTCAGCTCTTCTTAGACTTAAGTCTTTGTTGTAAACCTCTGAACCCACATTATCCGTATGACCTGCAATCAAAATCTCAACAGATGGATTATCATTCATAAATGAAATCAAACGCCTTAGAGAACTTCTGGATTCTGGTTTCAAGTCATCTTTGTCAAAATCAAAAAATATGTTCTCGAAAATAAACTCCTCTCCTGCCCCTACGGGGATCAGCTCAACATCAAGATTCTTCTTGTTTTGAAGACTATCGCGATCTACATTATAAATCTTTGGTAGATAGCCTTGCTTCTCCACATATAAGCCTGAAGCAGGCTTGTCTGGATAAAGCATGGTAAACTCACCCGTCCTGCCATCGGACTCAAACTGATACAAAGTACTATCTGTAACCAAATCAACCAAAGATAGCTTGGCCTTGATTGGCTCTCCGGTATTTTTATTTAAAACCTTCCCCTCTGTCACCATCAAGCGCTCTCCTAAATCAATTTGATCCGGAAACTTAAACTTGTACAGAAAAGACCGCTCTTGAACTCCATTATTAAAGACTGTCTCCGTATAATATGCGTAGTCTCGCTGAGCCGTGATAAATAAGGCTAACTGATCCTGGTGATCGTTGATTGGAAAACCAAGATTCACTGGATCTCCAAAATCTCCTGATACTACTCTAGAAATAAATAAGTCAAGTCCTCCGAATCCTACATGTCCCTCAGAAGCAAAAAATAAAATCTCATTATTGAAATATATAAAAGGGGAAACTTCATCCTTTGACGTATTCACTTTTTCTCCGAGATTTTTCGCTTCTGACCAGCTTCCATCAGCCATCCTAAGTGAAAACCAAATATCTTTTCCACCAAAACCTCCTCTTCTATTTGAAGAGAAGAAAAGAATCCTTCCATCCGCTGACAAAGAAGGTTGCGAATCCCAAACACGTGAATTGACATTTTTTCCCATATTAATAGGACGCTGCCATTCATCATTAACTTTATAAGAGATATACAAGTCGCAATCACCAAAAGAATCTGGCATTTGGCAGGAAGTGAAAATCAAGATTTTCCCATCTGCTGAAATCGTACAAGTTCCTTCATTGTATGCTGAGTTAATATTCGATGCAATACTTCTAGGTGATCCCCATTTGAGAGAATCCTCATCATAATAAGACACGAAAATATCTTCATGTTCATAATTTTCAAGCCCGTTGCGCTTTGTAAAAAGCATTTTCTTACTGTCCGCTGTAAGCACGGGGAAGTATTGCAGCACAAATTGGTTTAGAGGTTCTGCAAGTTTTTGCTTGTTGATATCGTAGGAATTCTCCAGCTCCACCTTAATGAAATTTATTTGCTCTTCAATTTCCTTAAATGGACGTGTCTTTTTGAAATCCACATTCAGCAGCATCTGCGCTTGCTCAAATTCTAAAATCGCAGCTTCAAAATCTCCCAACTTAAGGTGAGAATGGGTTTTTAACCAAGCAATCTCACCAAACAAATTTGAAGAACCTTTTATATTTCTTCTTAACCCACGATCAGCTATTTCAATGGCTTGATCTGGGAACCCCTGCGTCAAAAGAATTCTACCCCACTTCAGGTAGGATTCCAAAAAAT is drawn from Belliella baltica DSM 15883 and contains these coding sequences:
- a CDS encoding OmpA family protein produces the protein MKQGLLISFFLLISYVGFSQSYTIFDKKAIKLHQEGDELIQKRMYDEAIEKFKASINREANFLESYLKWGRILLTQGFPDQAIEIADRGLRRNIKGSSNLFGEIAWLKTHSHLKLGDFEAAILEFEQAQMLLNVDFKKTRPFKEIEEQINFIKVELENSYDINKQKLAEPLNQFVLQYFPVLTADSKKMLFTKRNGLENYEHEDIFVSYYDEDSLKWGSPRSIASNINSAYNEGTCTISADGKILIFTSCQMPDSFGDCDLYISYKVNDEWQRPINMGKNVNSRVWDSQPSLSADGRILFFSSNRRGGFGGKDIWFSLRMADGSWSEAKNLGEKVNTSKDEVSPFIYFNNEILFFASEGHVGFGGLDLFISRVVSGDFGDPVNLGFPINDHQDQLALFITAQRDYAYYTETVFNNGVQERSFLYKFKFPDQIDLGERLMVTEGKVLNKNTGEPIKAKLSLVDLVTDSTLYQFESDGRTGEFTMLYPDKPASGLYVEKQGYLPKIYNVDRDSLQNKKNLDVELIPVGAGEEFIFENIFFDFDKDDLKPESRSSLRRLISFMNDNPSVEILIAGHTDNVGSEVYNKDLSLRRAESVKEFLILNGIIEGRLGTKGFGSAKPVSNNDTSENRALNRRITISIL